In a genomic window of Balnearium lithotrophicum:
- a CDS encoding polysaccharide deacetylase family protein, with product MKSLFGRLLLRITFSVLIALSLLQVAYSFQNNGYATVFIFHRFGDKRYPSTSVSLEDFKREMEYLKKNGYRVVSLRELYREVHSGKGIPPKTVVITIDDGYKTTLKAFKILKDLGFPFTVFLYMEAVGSYPDFLTLSDLKEMEKSGLVDFENHLYSHLDLGKLRIKLTEEEFLKVLKKEKSLSERKFFRIFKRKPEFLAFPYGNYDKLSVKFFESAGYKLLMTQDRGAYNGKSYLVPRMAIVGSQSGFKNFLEDLKIEPLPVVKHYPDYGLVERNSFKPIFWIEEAENYKNCWIYGTKNGWVKAEKKGSMIISKRKIYIKRYATRIGIRCWNRKTNRKAEYFFLVLKGDIAPKETKTESHQ from the coding sequence ATGAAGAGCTTGTTTGGAAGATTATTGTTAAGAATAACCTTCAGCGTTTTGATAGCATTGAGCTTGCTTCAAGTAGCTTACAGCTTTCAGAATAACGGTTACGCAACCGTCTTTATATTCCACAGGTTTGGAGATAAAAGGTACCCATCAACGTCTGTAAGTTTGGAAGACTTTAAAAGGGAAATGGAATATTTAAAGAAAAATGGATATAGGGTTGTTAGTTTAAGGGAGCTCTACAGAGAAGTCCATTCGGGGAAGGGGATTCCTCCAAAAACGGTAGTTATAACGATTGACGATGGATACAAAACAACCTTAAAGGCCTTTAAAATCCTAAAGGATTTAGGCTTTCCCTTTACAGTTTTTCTGTATATGGAAGCAGTAGGAAGCTATCCCGACTTTTTGACGTTGAGTGATTTAAAGGAGATGGAGAAATCGGGACTTGTTGATTTTGAAAATCACCTCTACAGCCATCTAGATTTAGGGAAATTGAGGATTAAGCTTACAGAGGAGGAATTCTTAAAGGTTTTAAAAAAGGAAAAGAGTCTCTCCGAGAGGAAATTTTTCAGAATTTTTAAAAGAAAACCGGAATTTTTAGCATTTCCCTACGGAAACTACGATAAGTTAAGCGTTAAGTTTTTTGAAAGTGCCGGATATAAGCTCCTAATGACACAGGACAGAGGCGCCTACAACGGCAAGTCCTACTTGGTTCCCCGAATGGCAATTGTTGGAAGTCAATCGGGATTTAAAAACTTTTTGGAGGACTTAAAGATTGAACCTTTACCTGTTGTCAAACACTATCCAGATTACGGCCTTGTAGAGAGGAATTCCTTTAAACCAATTTTTTGGATAGAAGAGGCAGAAAACTACAAAAACTGCTGGATTTACGGGACGAAGAATGGATGGGTAAAGGCCGAAAAGAAAGGAAGTATGATTATCTCTAAGAGGAAAATTTACATTAAGAGATATGCAACAAGAATAGGAATAAGATGCTGGAACAGAAAAACGAATAGAAAAGCAGAATACTTCTTTTTGGTTTTAAAGGGGGACATAGCCCCCAAGGAAACTAAGACAGAATCTCATCAATAG
- a CDS encoding glucosaminidase domain-containing protein: protein MKKVWLFIFLGFVLGVLANSLFQIEKGADGYQVLHEKKVILKPIEIPSHVSLKGLPISERKKEFVRILLPLIKMANREVLNEREFIIKVAKKAKLSDLERERLSFLMKKYRAENIDELLRRVNTVPPSLILAQGAIESGWGTSRFFTEANNIFGVYSFKGARCIKAKDSNACLKVYDNLLDSIRDYIYNLNVSWAYRRFRELRAEGADIHTLVKSLDLYSTKREEYEELVWKIIVKNNLQRFDSIELASSSLQLSE from the coding sequence GTGAAAAAGGTTTGGCTGTTTATTTTCTTAGGATTTGTTCTTGGAGTTTTAGCAAATTCGCTGTTTCAAATAGAGAAGGGAGCTGACGGATATCAAGTATTACACGAGAAAAAGGTGATTCTAAAGCCCATTGAGATTCCAAGTCACGTTAGTTTAAAGGGTTTACCTATTAGCGAGAGAAAAAAGGAGTTTGTAAGAATTCTCTTACCCTTGATTAAGATGGCAAACAGGGAAGTTTTAAACGAGAGAGAGTTCATAATTAAAGTTGCAAAGAAGGCTAAATTGTCAGATTTAGAAAGGGAAAGGTTGTCCTTTCTCATGAAGAAGTACAGAGCGGAAAACATAGATGAGCTTTTAAGGAGGGTAAATACAGTTCCACCAAGCTTGATACTTGCACAGGGAGCTATAGAGAGCGGATGGGGAACCTCAAGGTTCTTTACGGAGGCAAACAATATCTTCGGTGTTTACTCTTTTAAAGGGGCAAGGTGTATAAAGGCTAAGGATTCAAATGCCTGTTTAAAGGTTTACGATAATTTACTTGATTCCATTAGGGACTACATCTACAATCTCAACGTTAGTTGGGCTTACAGGAGGTTTAGGGAGCTCCGGGCAGAAGGAGCAGATATTCACACACTCGTGAAGAGTTTGGATCTCTACTCAACAAAGAGGGAGGAGTATGAAGAGCTTGTTTGGAAGATTATTGTTAAGAATAACCTTCAGCGTTTTGATAGCATTGAGCTTGCTTCAAGTAGCTTACAGCTTTCAGAATAA
- a CDS encoding Fe-S-containing hydro-lyase, which yields MSAIKLTAPITDDSVLEKLKAGDLVLISGVIYTARDAAHKRIVEALDRGEEPPFDLKGQIIYYAGPAPAKPGRPIGSVGPTTSYRMDPYAPRLLEVGLKGMIGKGSRSKEVIEAIKKFKGVYFGAVGGAAAYLARCVKSAEVIAYEDLGPEAVRRLVVVDFPAFVVNDIYGNDLYKMGRCKYSETEDPELIVC from the coding sequence ATGTCTGCAATCAAACTTACGGCTCCCATAACCGATGATTCCGTCCTTGAAAAACTGAAGGCCGGAGATTTGGTTCTTATTTCCGGTGTTATCTATACAGCAAGGGACGCTGCTCACAAAAGGATAGTTGAGGCTTTAGATAGAGGAGAGGAACCACCCTTCGACCTTAAGGGCCAAATCATTTACTATGCGGGTCCTGCCCCTGCAAAGCCTGGAAGACCCATAGGTTCTGTAGGACCAACCACGAGCTATAGAATGGACCCTTATGCTCCAAGACTTTTGGAAGTAGGACTAAAGGGTATGATTGGAAAGGGCTCAAGGAGTAAGGAGGTTATTGAGGCAATAAAGAAGTTTAAGGGTGTTTACTTTGGAGCAGTAGGAGGAGCTGCTGCGTACTTAGCAAGGTGTGTAAAGTCTGCAGAGGTTATCGCCTACGAAGACCTCGGACCTGAGGCAGTTAGGCGTTTAGTCGTTGTTGACTTTCCAGCGTTCGTTGTTAACGATATATATGGAAACGACCTCTACAAAATGGGTAGGTGTAAGTACTCTGAAACTGAGGACCCTGAGCTCATAGTTTGTTAA
- a CDS encoding NADH-quinone oxidoreductase subunit A: METYLVLFVFFIVALSIALLVPNVSLITNRFLKIDKNNPDKFEPYECGIPRIKPLTGHYFAFFYILALVFLLFDLETIFLFPWAVSFRELGVFGVVEAFVFVGILLVGFFYAIAKGALRWD; the protein is encoded by the coding sequence TTGGAAACTTATTTGGTTCTCTTCGTCTTCTTTATTGTGGCACTTTCTATTGCTCTTTTAGTACCAAACGTCAGTTTAATAACTAACAGATTTTTAAAAATTGATAAAAACAATCCAGACAAGTTTGAACCCTACGAGTGTGGAATTCCAAGGATAAAGCCTCTGACAGGCCACTACTTCGCCTTCTTCTACATTTTAGCTCTGGTATTTCTCCTGTTTGACTTGGAAACCATCTTTCTATTCCCTTGGGCAGTTTCATTTAGGGAACTTGGAGTCTTTGGGGTTGTTGAAGCCTTTGTATTTGTTGGAATACTCCTTGTAGGATTTTTTTACGCTATAGCAAAGGGAGCTCTAAGATGGGACTAA